A window of Ipomoea triloba cultivar NCNSP0323 chromosome 2, ASM357664v1 contains these coding sequences:
- the LOC116011144 gene encoding protein Brevis radix-like 2 isoform X1, whose amino-acid sequence MLTCVACSKQLNTGSLPEAEEDDGIPTPSTRQAIKALTAQIKDMAVKASGAYKHCKPCSGGSSNNQNHSYADLDSGPVSESLHCAYRRAGSSNSTRMLRGKEIGLTIKGGFSSDGGTPASVSGRSDSVVFMEEDEPEWVAQVEPGVLITFVSLTQGGNDLKRIRFSREMFNKWEAQQWWAKNYDKVMELYNVQRFNHHAVPLPTPPKSEDEVSNQFVIMIFNSKVESDDAPVTPPLSKERLPRHLHHPKGVGDYSPASFQSHPTPSHYCSNASGLSSTPELSSTSAAKTETSSKDASARSSSSREIAHSGELSVSNASDMETEWIEEDEPGVYITIQALPGGTRELRRVRFSRERFGEMHARLWWEENRARIQQQYL is encoded by the exons ATGTTGACTTGTGTAGCTTGCTCAAAGCAGCTCAACACTGGATCTCTGCCGGAAGCCGAAGAAGATGACGGCATACCGACTCCCAGCACCAGGCAAGCCATCAAAGCCCTCACTGCCCAG ATCAAGGACATGGCAGTGAAAGCTTCCGGTGCGTATAAGCACTGCAAGCCGTGCTCGGGAGGATCAAGCAACAATCAGAACCACAGTTACGCTGATTTGGACTCCGGTCCGGTGTCGGAGAGCTTGCATTGTGCGTATAGGAGGGCTGGGAGTTCGAATTCAACGCGAATGTTAAGGGGCAAGGAGATAGGGTTGACAATTAAAGGAGGATTTTCGAGTGATGGAGGTACACCGGCTTCTGTTAGTGGGCGCAGTGATTCAGTAGTTTTCATGGAAGAAGACGAGCCTGAGTGGGTTGCTCAGGTGGAGCCCGGAGTACTTATCACCTTTGTTTCTCTGACTCAAGGTGGGAATGATCTAAAGAGAATTCGGTTCAG TCGTGAGATGTTTAACAAATGGGAAGCCCAACAATGGTGGGCCAAGAATTATGATAAGGTCATGGAATTGTACAATGTCCAGAGGTTCAATCACCATGCTGTGCCACTGCCAACTCCACCAAAGTCTGAAGATGAGGTGAGCAATCAGTTTGTTATCATGATCTTT AACTCAAAAGTTGAATCTGATGATGCCCCAGTGACCCCTCCTCTGAGCAAGGAACGCCTACCTCGCCACCTACATCATCCTAAGGGAGTGGGGGATTACTCTCCAGCTTCATTTCAAAGTCATCCAACGCCATCTCATTATTGCAGCAATGCTAGTGGTCTGTCTTCAACCCCAGAGCTGTCCAGCACCAGTGCAGCAAAAACTGAGACATCCTCAAAAGATGCTTCTGCTCGGAGCAGTTCTTCTAGGGAGATTGCTCACTCTGGAGAGCTCTCAGTCAGCAATGCTAGTGACATGGAAACTGAATGGATTGAGGAGGATGAGCCTGGAGTCTACATCACAATCCAAGCTTTACCTGGTGGCACTCGAGAGCTTAGAAGAGTCAGATTCAG CCGAGAAAGGTTCGGAGAAATGCATGCAAGGTTGTGGTGGGAAGAGAACAGAGCTAGGATCCAACAACAGTATTTGTAA
- the LOC116011144 gene encoding protein Brevis radix-like 2 isoform X2 — translation MLTCVACSKQLNTGSLPEAEEDDGIPTPSTRQAIKALTAQIKDMAVKASGAYKHCKPCSGGSSNNQNHSYADLDSGPVSESLHCAYRRAGSSNSTRMLRGKEIGLTIKGGFSSDGGTPASVSGRSDSVVFMEEDEPEWVAQVEPGVLITFVSLTQGGNDLKRIRFSREMFNKWEAQQWWAKNYDKVMELYNVQRFNHHAVPLPTPPKSEDENSKVESDDAPVTPPLSKERLPRHLHHPKGVGDYSPASFQSHPTPSHYCSNASGLSSTPELSSTSAAKTETSSKDASARSSSSREIAHSGELSVSNASDMETEWIEEDEPGVYITIQALPGGTRELRRVRFSRERFGEMHARLWWEENRARIQQQYL, via the exons ATGTTGACTTGTGTAGCTTGCTCAAAGCAGCTCAACACTGGATCTCTGCCGGAAGCCGAAGAAGATGACGGCATACCGACTCCCAGCACCAGGCAAGCCATCAAAGCCCTCACTGCCCAG ATCAAGGACATGGCAGTGAAAGCTTCCGGTGCGTATAAGCACTGCAAGCCGTGCTCGGGAGGATCAAGCAACAATCAGAACCACAGTTACGCTGATTTGGACTCCGGTCCGGTGTCGGAGAGCTTGCATTGTGCGTATAGGAGGGCTGGGAGTTCGAATTCAACGCGAATGTTAAGGGGCAAGGAGATAGGGTTGACAATTAAAGGAGGATTTTCGAGTGATGGAGGTACACCGGCTTCTGTTAGTGGGCGCAGTGATTCAGTAGTTTTCATGGAAGAAGACGAGCCTGAGTGGGTTGCTCAGGTGGAGCCCGGAGTACTTATCACCTTTGTTTCTCTGACTCAAGGTGGGAATGATCTAAAGAGAATTCGGTTCAG TCGTGAGATGTTTAACAAATGGGAAGCCCAACAATGGTGGGCCAAGAATTATGATAAGGTCATGGAATTGTACAATGTCCAGAGGTTCAATCACCATGCTGTGCCACTGCCAACTCCACCAAAGTCTGAAGATGAG AACTCAAAAGTTGAATCTGATGATGCCCCAGTGACCCCTCCTCTGAGCAAGGAACGCCTACCTCGCCACCTACATCATCCTAAGGGAGTGGGGGATTACTCTCCAGCTTCATTTCAAAGTCATCCAACGCCATCTCATTATTGCAGCAATGCTAGTGGTCTGTCTTCAACCCCAGAGCTGTCCAGCACCAGTGCAGCAAAAACTGAGACATCCTCAAAAGATGCTTCTGCTCGGAGCAGTTCTTCTAGGGAGATTGCTCACTCTGGAGAGCTCTCAGTCAGCAATGCTAGTGACATGGAAACTGAATGGATTGAGGAGGATGAGCCTGGAGTCTACATCACAATCCAAGCTTTACCTGGTGGCACTCGAGAGCTTAGAAGAGTCAGATTCAG CCGAGAAAGGTTCGGAGAAATGCATGCAAGGTTGTGGTGGGAAGAGAACAGAGCTAGGATCCAACAACAGTATTTGTAA
- the LOC116010120 gene encoding uncharacterized protein LOC116010120, protein MVAGSKFEGGTHNLSPGVRMTIETLKEVAKGHSEADIYATLKESNMDPNETFQKLYHQDTFHEVKRRRDRKKEALNVPKVNIQNTGYKTEEDRKEFQPANLPAKPKTHNNLIRRGPYKRNALPGTGVGFRVVRDNRINQHTDTETLKPAHGSTHSEPVMPNSLTSSKGSSNNKVSSGDHPHASNEPISSQPVPPRDANVTATNMKNFPRERQVSDINGTSQMGSVKQNGSKPHSTASSNNSVLGVYSSSSDPVHVPSHDSRSATNVGGIKRDVGVVGARRQPMESSAKPSSSQSSSFSNSHAGQQRPTSRGAMRSFNSFSKTDQNAASVSSSHSGGRSFTSYQHNHRMHQSVGHQKGVQPNKEWKPKLSQKSGVNGPEPDVEPEKSASPANRSDYMEEASSNLQDKISRVNISENVIIAPHLRVSESDKYRLTFGSLDADFQSPNTSAEEQHNEHSESLSASVSDPLSEEPAGGKQLVLDDDLPQNSGSSSPVPCAIPDPPQIDKKESSTPQQLDNYADVGLVQDSTNSFDSQRQQDASDLPTFSAYDPQTGYDLSYFRPNTADEAVRRQGLLSPQEVLSTHGGNIIPASSIGMVPQVQQQQQQPVAQMYPQVHVPHFTSIMPYRQFLSPVYVPPMAMPGYSSNPAYPHPSNGSSYVLMPGGSSHLSASGLKYGMQQYKAVPTGSQTGFGSFTSPTGYAMNAPGVIGSAAGLDDSTRLKYKDGNLYVPNPQAETSEIWMNARDVPNLQTGSYFNMPAQTPHGAYMPSHSGHASFNAAAVAQSSHMQFPVYHPPPQPTPIANPHHLGTAISGNVGVGMAAAAAPGTQLGAYQQPQLGHLNWTGNF, encoded by the exons ATGGTCGCCGGCTCCAAATTTGAAGGCGGGACGCACAACTTATCTCCCGGTGTTCGAATGACGATAGAGACTCTCAAAGAAGTTGCAAAGGGCCACTCTGAGGCTGATATATACGCTACTCTCAAAGAGTCTAACATGGACCCTAACGAGACTTTTCAGAAATTGTACCATCAGG ACACATTTCATGAGGTGAAGAGACGAAGAGATAGAAAGAAAGAGGCACTGAATGTGCCAAAAGTTAACATTCAG AATACTGGGTATAAGACTGAAGAGGACAGAAAAGAATTTCAACCTGCTAATCTACCTGCGAAACCCAAAACACATAACAATCTCATTCGAAGAGGACCTTACAAGCGGAATGCTTTGCCTG GTACTGGAGTTGGCTTCCGTGTTGTGAGGGACAATAGAATAAACCAACACACAGATACAGAAACTCTGAAGCCTGCACATGGCTCTACTCATTCTGAACCAGTGATGCCTAATTCATTGACAAG TTCAAAAGGGAGTTCAAACAACAAGGTGTCTAGTGGGGATCATCCACATGCTTCAAATGAACCCATAAGCTCTCAACCTGTGCCACCCAGGGATGCTAATGTAACTGCAACTAATATGAAAAATTTTCCAAGGGAGCGGCAGGTTTCTGATATAAATGGCACTTCACAGATGGGATCAGTGAAGCAAAACGGTTCTAAGCCACATTCTACAGCATCATCAAACAATTCTGTGTTAGGAGTTTATTCCTCTTCTTCAGACCCCGTTCATGTACCATCTCATGATTCCCGATCTGCTACTAATGTTGGAGGTATTAAACGTGATGTTGGAGTGGTAGGTGCGCGCCGTCAACCCATGGAAAGCTCTGCTAAACCTTCATCATCACAGAGTAGCTCATTTTCAAATTCTCATGCAGGGCAGCAACGCCCTACCTCTAGAGGAGCTATGCGGTCTTTTAATTCCTTTTCCAAAACTGATCAAAATGCTGCCTCTGTTTCTTCTAGCCATTCAGGTGGCAGATCTTTTACTAGTTATCAACACAATCATAGAATGCATCAATCAGTGGGCCATCAGAAAG GTGTGCAGCCGAATAAGGAGTGGAAGCCTAAGTTGAGCCAGAAGTCAGGTGTTAATGGGCCTGAGCCTGATGTGGAACCTGAAAAATCTGCTTCTCCAGCCAATAGATCTGATTACATGGAAGAAGCATCATCCAATTTGCAAGATAAAATTTCAAGGGTAAACATATCTGAGAATGTCATCATAGCTCCACACCTTCGTGTTTCAGAGAGTGACAAGTATCGCTTGACCTTCGGCAGCTTGGATGCTGATTTTCAATCTCCTAACACTTCTGCTGAAGAACAACACAATGAGCACTCTGAAAG TTTGTCTGCGTCGGTTTCTGATCCTTTGAGTGAAGAACCAGCTGGTGGCAAGCAACTAGTTTTGGATGATGATCTCCCCCAAAATTCAGGATCCAGTTCTCCTGTACCCTGTGCAATTCCTGACCCTCCACAGATTGATAAAAAGGAGTCTTCAACTCCTCAGCAATTGGATAACTATGCTGATGTTGGATTGGTTCAAGATAGCACCAATTCATTTGACTCACAACGGCAGCAGGATGCCTCGGATTTACCAACTTTCTCT GCATATGATCCTCAAACTGGCTATGATTTATCGTATTTCAGACCGAATACAGCTGATGAAGCTGTACGAAGACAGGGTTTACTTTCACCTCAAGAG GTTCTCAGCACACATGGTGGTAATATCATCCCTGCATCTTCAATTGGAATGGTCCCACAAGtgcagcagcagcaacagcagCCAGTAGCCCAGATGTATCCACAAGTTCATGTTCCTCACTTTACCAGTATAATGCCCTATAGACAGTTCCTCTCCCCTGTTTATGTTCCTCCAATGGCTATGCCTGGTTACTCCAGTAATCCTGCGTATCCTCATCCTTCTAATGGTAGCAGTTATGTACTGATGCCTGGAGGCAGTTCCCATTTAAGTGCTAGTGGGCTCAAATATGGAATGCAGCAATACAAAGCGGTCCCTACTGGTAGTCAAACGGGATTTGGAAGTTTCACTAGTCCTACGGGTTATGCCATGAATGCTCCAGGCGTGATTGGCAGTGCAGCAGGGCTTGATGATTCAACTCGACTCAAGTACAAGGATGGAAACCTATATGTTCCTAATCCACAG gcAGAGACATCAGAAATTTGGATGAACGCAAGGGACGTACCTAATTTGCAGACAGGGTCATATTTCAACATGCCTGCACAAACACCACACGGGGCCTATATGCCCTCCCACAGTGGCCATGCTTCTTTCAACGCAGCTGCCGTGGCTCAGTCCTCACACATGCAGTTCCCGGTGTACCATCCCCCGCCCCAACCCACTCCAATAGCCAATCCCCACCATCTGGGCACCGCAATCAGTGGCAACGTCGGAGTTGGCATGGCCGCTGCAGCAGCTCCAGGAACTCAACTGGGCGCATACCAGCAACCCCAATTAGGTCACCTCAACTGGACAGGAAACTTCTga
- the LOC116009903 gene encoding phospholipid:diacylglycerol acyltransferase 1-like has protein sequence MSSLIRRKRAPEIEKPEASISRPSSSDDERKKKSRPPRVPRGKGERKRNWSCLDSCCWFVGCICTVWWVLLFLYNAMPASFPQYVTEAITGPAPDPPGIKLRKEGLKAKHPVVFVPGIVTGGLELWEGHQCAEGLFRKRLWGGTFGEVYKRPLCWVEHMSLDNETGLDPCGIRVRPVTGLVAADYFAPGYFVWAVLIASLARIGYEEKTMYMAAYDWRLSFQNTEVRDQSLSRIKSNIELMVATNGGKKAVIVPHSMGVLYFLHFMKWVEAPAPMGGGGGPDWCAKHIKAVMNIGGPFLGVPKSVAGLFSAEARDIAVARAIAPGVLEKDIFRIQTLLHVMKMTRTWDSTMSMIPRGGNTIWGGLDWSPEEGYSPCRRKHKNNTTQISGHDGNLNVESNASKVTYGRMISFGRDAAKADLSELKRIDFRGAVKGRNIANNTCQDVWTEYHEMGIGGIKAVAEYKAYTADDLLDLLQYVAPRMMARGSAHFSYGIAENLDDPKYEHYKYWSNPLETRLPNAPDMEIYSMYGVGIPTERAYVYRQVPSAAECDIPFQIDTAADDADLGNCLNDGVFTVDGDETVPVLSAGFMCAKGWRGETKFNPSGIKTYIREYEHAPPANLLEGRGTQSGAHVDIMGNFALIEDVMRVAAGATGEDLGGDQVYSGIFKWSEKINLPL, from the exons ATGTCGTCGTTAATCCGCCGGAAAAGAGCGCCGGAAATCGAGAAGCCGGAAGCGTCGATTTCGAGGCCGAGCAGCTCGGATGacgagaggaagaagaagagcagGCCGCCCAGGGTGCCGAGAGGCAAGGGCGAGAGGAAGCGCAACTGGTCCTGCCTCGACAGTTGCTGCTGGTTCGTCGGATGCATCTGCACAGTGTGGTGGGTTCTTCTTTTCCTCTATAATGCGATGCCGGCCTCGTTCCCGCAGTACGTCACGGAGGCGATTACAGGGCCGGCGCCTGATCCTCCCGGCATCAAGCTGCGAAAGGAAGGGTTGAAGGCTAAGCATCCGGTCGTCTTTGTTCCAGGGATTGTCACTGGTGGGCTTGAGCTCTGGGAGGGACATCAGTGCGCCGAGGGGCTGTTCCGGAAGCGCCTCTGGGGCGGCACCTTCGGCGAAGTGTATAAAAG acctttatgctgggtggaacATATGTCACTAGACAATGAAACTGGGCTAGATCCATGTGGAATCAGGGTTAGGCCAGTTACTGGACTGGTTGCTGCAGATTACTTTGCCCCGGGATATTTTGTGTGGGCAGTTCTGATTGCTAGTTTGGCTCGAATAGGATATGAGGAGAAAACTATGTATATGGCTGCATATGATTGGAGACTTTCATTTCAGAACACTGAG GTCCGGGATCAATCACTAAGCCGCATAAAAAGTAATATAGAGCTGATGGTTGCTACAAACGGGGGTAAGAAGGCAGTAATTGTTCCACATTCAATGGGTGTTCTGTACTTCTTGCATTTTATGAAATGGGTGGAGGCACCGGCTCCAATGGGTGGTGGAGGTGGACCAGATTGGTGTGCCAAGCATATTAAAGCTGTAATGAACATTGGTGGGCCGTTTTTAGGCGTTCCAAAATCTGTTGCTGGACTATTCTCAGCTGAAGCAAGGGATATTGCTGTTGCCAG GGCAATAGCACCAGGTGTTTTGGAAAAGGATATATTCCGCATTCAAACACTACTGCATGTTATGAAGATGACAAGGACGTGGGATTCAACGATGTCAATGATACCAAGAGGAGGGAACACAATCTGGGGTGGTCTTGACTGGTCTCCTGAGGAAGGCTATTCTCCTTGCAGgagaaaacataaaaataacacTACCCAGATTTCAGGTCACGATGGGAATCTAAATGTGGAATCTAATGCAAGTAAGGTGACATATGGAAGGATGATTTCATTTGGAAGGGATGCTGCCAAGGCAGATTTATCAGAGCTAAAGAGGATTGACTTcaga GGTGCTGTTAAGGGAAGAAACATTGCAAACAACACCTGTCAGGATGTGTGGACAGAGTACCATGAAATGGGAATTGGCGGGATCAAAGCAGTTGCAGAATATAAAGCCTATACAGCGGATGACCTTCTGGATTTGCTTCAATATGTTGCACCAAGAATGATGGCACGTGGTAGTGCTCACTTTTCATATGGGATTGCTGAAAATTTGGATGATCCAAAGTATGAGCATTATAAGTACTGGTCAAATCCATTGGAAACAAG GTTACCAAATGCCCCTGACATGGAGATCTATTCAATGTATGGAGTCGGCATTCCGACTGAAAGAGCATATGTTTACAGACAAGTCCCATCTGCGGCAGAATGCGACATACCATTTCAGATTGATACTGCAGCAGATGATGCAGATCTAGGAAACTGCTTGAATGATGGTGTTTTTACTGTTGATGGTGATGAGACAGTTCCTGTTTTAAGTGCAGGGTTCATGTGTGCAAAAGGATGGCGTGGGGAAACTAAATTTAATCCTTCCGGAATTAAAACTTACATAAGGGAATACGAACATGCTCCCCCAGCGAATCTTCTTGAAGGTCGTGGCACCCAGAGTGGTGCCCATGTAGATATAATGGGAAATTTTGCTTTAATCGAAGATGTAATGAGGGTTGCTGCTGGTGCAACAGGTGAAGACTTGGGAGGTGATCAAGTTTACTCGGGCATCTTCAAGTGGTCTGAAAAAATTAACTTACCTCTTTAA